The genome window CCTTGATTTCGGGCGTATCACCGCTCTTGCTGATGGCAATAACAAAGTCCTCGGCCTGAATCATGCCCAGGTCGCCGTGGATGGCATCGGCGGCGTGCATGAACAGGGCGGGCGTACCCGTGGAGTTGAAGGTAGCCACCATTTTGGCCGCAATGTGGGCGCTCTTGCCAATGCCGGTTACCACTACCCTTCCCCGCAAAGAGAGAATGGCTTCTACGCATTGTGCAAAATCGGGAGTACGGGCTAAGGCATCGGCAACTCCCTGAATTGCTTCCGCTTCTTGCTGAAGCACTTTTTTTGCAAGTAAGTTGAGTTCGTTCTGCGGTTTCAATCTAAATTTGATATTGCGTATCGGGAGCTGAACAGTGCCGGTGACTTTGGGGTTGGCCCCAATTCTTTACCTCCTTCGCTTAGCACCGAATACCATAAAATCCTTAGATTGAGTAAGCAACACGTTGTGTTGTTTATCCAATCTACCACCCCAATTGAGTAAGTGAGGATGTCCATGCCAGCCGTGAAACAACAAGTGCAGCAAGAGGCTGATTTGAAAGGCAAGTTAAAGGAAGTTTTCGGGTACGGTCAGTTCCGGGGCGTACAGGAAGACATCATTCAGAACGTTATTGCGGGCAATAACACGTTCGTCATCATGCCTACTGGCGCCGGCAAAAGCCTGTGCTATCAGCTTCCCGCGCTGGTGTTGCCGGGCACGGCCATCGTCATTTCGCCGCTTATTGCCCTGATGAAAAATCAGGTGGACCAGCTGAATGCTTTCGGGGTGAATGCCCAGTTCCTGAACTCGACCTTGTCGAAGTCGGAGATGAACAAGGTCAAGAAGGACGTGATTAGCGGCGAAGTGAAGCTGCTGTACGTGGCACCCGAAAGCCTGACCAAGGACGAAACTATTGAGTTTCTCAACAAGGCCACCATCAGCTTTGTAGCCATTGATGAGGCCCACTGTATTTCGGAGTGGGGCCACGACTTCCGGCCCGAGTACCGCAAAATTCGCAGCATTATTGATGGGCTGGGCGTGCAGGTGCCCATCATTGCCCTCACGGCCACGGCTACCCCCAAAGTGCAGCAGGACATCCAGAAGAACCTGCAGATGGATGATGCCTCGGTTTTTAAAACGTCCTTTAACCGCACCAACCTCTACTATGAGGTGCGGCCCAAGCACAACACCAAAAAGCAGCTGATTCAGTACGTGAAGCTGCGCAAGGGCCAGGCCGGTATTGTGTACTGCCTGAGTCGCAAGAAGGTAGAGGAAATTGCTGAGTTGCTGAAAGTCAACGACGTGCGCGCCCTCCCCTACCACGCCGGCCTCGACCCGCACGTGCGCATGGCCAACCAAGATGCCTTCCTGAACGAAGACTGCGACGTAATTGTGGCCACCATTGCCTTCGGTATGGGCATCGACAAGCCCGACGTGCGCTTCGTGATTCACTACGACACGCCCAAGAGCATTGAAGGCTACTACCAGGAAACCGGCCGCGGTGGCCGCGACGGTCTGGAGGGCGACTGCCTGATGTTCTACAGCTACGACGACATTGTGAAGCTGGAGAAGTTCAACAAGGACAAGCCCGTCACGGAGCGCGACAACTCCAAGCTGCTCTTGCAGGAAATGGCCAATTATGCCGACTCGGCGGTGTGCCGGCGTAAGCAGTTACTGCACTACTTCGGCGAGCATTTCGAGAAGGACTGCGGCTTCTGCGACAACTGCAAGCACCCTAAAGAGCGGTTTGAGGCCAAGGAGGAAGTGTGCATGGCCCTGAAAGCGGTAGTGCAAACCGACGAACGGTTTGGCCTCGACCACATTGGCACCGTGCTCATGGGCATGAACAACCCGCACGTGGAAAGCTACGGCCACGACAAACTACCCATCTACGGGCAGGGCAAAGACCACGACGCTCAATTCTGGCACTCACTCTTGCGCCAGACCTTGCTCAGTGGTTACTTGGAAAAGGACATCGAAAACTTTGGCGTGGTCAAGATTACGGCCAAGGGTATTGACTTCATTGAAAATCCGCATTCAATCAAGCTCACCAAGGACCATAACTACGAGGAAGAGGTGAAAGAGGAACAGGAACAAGAAGAAGTTCAGCAGGCCGCCGGTCATGATGAGGCCCTGTTTGACATGCTGAAGGCCCTGCGTAAGAAAGTGGCCCAGCAGAAGAATCTGCCCCCCTACGTGCTATTTCAGGACCCGAGTCTGAAGGAAATGGCGACGACCTTCCCCACCAAAATGGATGACCTGGCCCACGTGTCGGGGGTAGGCCAGGGCAAGGCGCAGAAGTTTGGTGCGCCCTTCCTGGCCTTGATCCAAAAGTATGTGGACGAGAATGACATTGTAACGGCCGCCGACGTGGTGGTCAAATCAGCCGTCAATAAGTCAAAAATTAAGATTTACATCATTCAACAAATCGACAAGAAGATGGATTTGGAGGAAATTGCTTCCTCTAAGGGCATCGACATGCGGGAGCTGATGGAGGAAATTGAGCACATCTGCTACGCCGGCACCAAGCTCAACCTCGACTACTACATTGACGGAGTGCTGGATGAGGAGCGGCAGGAGGAGATTTATGACTACTTCATGACGGCCCAAACCGATAACATTGCCGCAGCCCTCAAGGAACTCGGCACCGACGACTACACTGAAGAGGACTTGCGCCTAATGCGCATCAAATTCCTGAGTGAGGTAGCCAACTAAACAACGGATTCAGACGGATTTGTCGGATTTTGTGTTGGAGTTGATTTAGTGGAAAGCCCCGCCAGATGGCGGGGCTTTTTGCTGCGTGGTGGGGTAGCGTTGGGGTCCAGTTGCCGGGCCGAAATGGCCGTTTTCAGAATGTGTACTTTTGGCGGGTAGGTAGCATTTCCTGATTTCTAATGGCACAGTACATTCTTGGTATCAATTGCAGCGGCTTCCATTCCTCGGCGTGTTTGCTGGGGCCCGATGGGCGGGTGCGGGTAGCCATTGCGGAGGAGCGGCTGAGCCGGGTGAAACAGGATAAGTCGTTTCCGCGGCTGGCTATTCGGTATTGCTGCGAGGTGGCCGGCATTGAGCTGACGGATATTGCCGACGTATTTATCGGCTGGAACCCAGCTCCCTACCTGCTGCAGCCCCAGCAAACCCTAGCCGATGCCTTCCAAAACCGGGGCAAGCTGGCCCAGCTCACACTCAATGAACTGGCCGCACTGCAAGGCGGCGTCAGTTGCATCAATCAAACGCTGACCGGTACGGAGGGCACTCAGATGCGGCTGCATTACGTGGACCACCACCGCGCCCACCTGGCTAATGCCCTGCTGCAATCAGGCTTCGCAGAGGCCGACTTTTTTGTAGCCGATGGCTTTGGCGAAACCACTACGGGGCTTATGGGCACGGCTACCACGGCAGGCCTACAGGAACTGGCCGCCAACCGCACACCTCACTCACTAGGACTGTTTTACGGCACTTTCACGGAGTTCCTGGGCTTCCGTCCCAACGGCGACGAGTGGAAGATTATGGCCTTGGCGGCGCGCGGCAACCCGCAGACGTACTACGAAGTGCTGCGGCCCCTGATTCAGGTAAGCGGCCTGCACTTTGAGCTGGACTTGCGCTATTTCGAGTTCTTCCTGTTTTTTACGCCGCACTATTACTCGCCCAAGCTGGTGGAGCTGCTCGGAGCGCCCCTACCCCCCGGCGCTGAGCCCGCCCAGCGCGAATTTGATATTGTGGCTGCCGTGCAGCGCATCACTGAGGAGGTTGTGTTTGAGCTTCTGGGCAACCTGCACGCCCGTACCGGCCAGCGGCGCCTGGTGCTGGGTGGGGGCGTGCTCATGAATTCGGTGCTCAACGGCAAGCTCACCCAACGGACACCTTACCAGGAAGTATACATCGGCGCTACCCCCGACGATACCGGCATCAGTGTGGGCAGCGCCTTGTACGGCCGGCAGTACGTGCTCAACCTTCCGGCCGAACCAAGCCGGGCTAGCACGCATAATTTCTTTGGCCAGGAATACGTGGCGGCTGACATTGAAAAGGAGCTCCAGCGCCGCAAGCTGCAGTATGAGTGCCCTTCTAATCTCACCGAAGCTACGGCGGATTTGCTTCACGAAGGGCTGGTAATAGGCTGGTTTCAGGGAGCTTCGGAGCTGGGCCAGCGCGCCCTGGGGCACCGGAGTATTCTGGCTAACCCCACCCTGCCCGACATGAAAGCCCGGGTAAATGCCAGCATCAAATACCGCGAAGCCTTCCGGCCCTTTGCCCCCGCAGTGCCCGTGGAACGTCAGCACGAGTTCTTCGATTTGCCAGCGGGTGAAACGGCTTATTTCATGGAAAAGGTATTTCCGCTGCTCCCGCTAGCCCAGCAGCGCCTCCCGGCCGTCACACACGACGATGGCACGGGCCGGCTCCAGAGCGTCCGGGCCGACGATAACCCACTATTTCACGAGTTGTTGCTCGCCTTCGAAAAGCGAAGTGAGGTACCTGTGTTGCTGAACACATCCTTCAACCTCAACGGCATGCCCATGGTAGAGTCGCCGGCCGACGCCCTGGATTGCTACCTACGCTCCGGCCTCGATGCCTTGGTACTGGGGCCGTTTCTGCTGCGGAAATAAGCTGGTATTCGTCCCGTATTCAGCAGAAAAGCCCGTCACAACGAATGTTGTGACGGGCTTTTGCTTGGGTCAGATACTCTTGCTGATGGGCAAAAGCAGCAGCTCAGGTTTAGCAGTGCTCCTCGAAGGCACCCTGCAGGTTGTTCACGATGCGCATCAAATCGTTGCCCTCAATGTGGTAACGCTCAATCATGTGCACCAGCTCACCATCTTTAAACAGGGCAATGCAAGGGCTGCTGGGTGGGTAGGGCAGCATATGCTCGCGGGCCTTGGCCACGGCTTCCGTTTCCATGCCAGCGAATACTGTTACCAGTTTAGCGGGCTTTTTGTCGGAGCTAGAAACGGCCATTTTCAGGGCCGGACGGGCTTTGGCGGCGGCACAGCCACACACCGAGTTAACGGCCACCAGTACGGTACCGCTCTGCTCGTTGAGCACCGTGTCAACTTCTTCGGGGGTCATCAGCTGCTCGAAACCGGCCTCAACGAGGTCCTGGCGAATCGGCGCTACCATGTATTCGGGATACGTGGCCATAGGTGAAAGCTAGGCTTTAAGGTGAACTATTCCGACGACGGGAAGGCCGGCGGCAGCACGAAATTACGTAACTGCCGCCGCACTGCCACGGTCGGCGTATAGAACCACGAACTGGGCCCGGAAGTTTACTTTCCGTAAAGCTTGGTCCGGCAATTGCGGGTAGCTTTTGCCGGACCGTTTGCTTACTACTATGACCTACGCTGCTTTCCTTGCCTCGCAGACCCAGCCGGAGCCGCCCGCCGGCTTGTCGCCCCTGCTCATTGCCCTTTGGCACGCCGGCCGCGACGAGTGGCACCAAGCCCACGACATTGCCCAGGACAATGAACACGACCCACTGCAGAACTGGCTGCACGCCTTTTTGCACCGCCAAGAAGGTGACCAGGGCAACGCCGCGTATTGGTACCGCCGCGCCGGGCGTCCCGCGTTCTATGGCACGTTGCGTCGGGAGTGGGAAGAGTTGGTTCGGACCCAGCTTACCGCTTAAACCGGCGTGCGGCCTATAAGCGACGTAAAGCAATTGGGTATATTACATCTTGATAAATTTACACTTACCTACATTCATTGATCTGATTTGCTGACCATTGCGTAATTAAAATTATATTTATCCCGCGCCGTTGAAACTGGCGGGATGCTATGAAAAAGATACCTTTCTTGTCCGCTACCTTACTGTTGGCAGCTGTTGCGGCCCACGCTCAGGTAGATACGGTGCGGGCTACTACCCTGCCGCCAGCCCAGCTTGCGGAGAAGCTTTATAACAGCGGCGTAGCCAAGTTCAACCAGAAAAGCTACCGGGCTGCTCTGCAGGATTTCGACCGGGCTTTGGCCGCCAAGCCCGATTTTGCCAAAGCGTACTACAACCGGGCTGCTGTACG of Hymenobacter sublimis contains these proteins:
- the recQ gene encoding DNA helicase RecQ, whose amino-acid sequence is MPAVKQQVQQEADLKGKLKEVFGYGQFRGVQEDIIQNVIAGNNTFVIMPTGAGKSLCYQLPALVLPGTAIVISPLIALMKNQVDQLNAFGVNAQFLNSTLSKSEMNKVKKDVISGEVKLLYVAPESLTKDETIEFLNKATISFVAIDEAHCISEWGHDFRPEYRKIRSIIDGLGVQVPIIALTATATPKVQQDIQKNLQMDDASVFKTSFNRTNLYYEVRPKHNTKKQLIQYVKLRKGQAGIVYCLSRKKVEEIAELLKVNDVRALPYHAGLDPHVRMANQDAFLNEDCDVIVATIAFGMGIDKPDVRFVIHYDTPKSIEGYYQETGRGGRDGLEGDCLMFYSYDDIVKLEKFNKDKPVTERDNSKLLLQEMANYADSAVCRRKQLLHYFGEHFEKDCGFCDNCKHPKERFEAKEEVCMALKAVVQTDERFGLDHIGTVLMGMNNPHVESYGHDKLPIYGQGKDHDAQFWHSLLRQTLLSGYLEKDIENFGVVKITAKGIDFIENPHSIKLTKDHNYEEEVKEEQEQEEVQQAAGHDEALFDMLKALRKKVAQQKNLPPYVLFQDPSLKEMATTFPTKMDDLAHVSGVGQGKAQKFGAPFLALIQKYVDENDIVTAADVVVKSAVNKSKIKIYIIQQIDKKMDLEEIASSKGIDMRELMEEIEHICYAGTKLNLDYYIDGVLDEERQEEIYDYFMTAQTDNIAAALKELGTDDYTEEDLRLMRIKFLSEVAN
- a CDS encoding carbamoyltransferase family protein, whose translation is MAQYILGINCSGFHSSACLLGPDGRVRVAIAEERLSRVKQDKSFPRLAIRYCCEVAGIELTDIADVFIGWNPAPYLLQPQQTLADAFQNRGKLAQLTLNELAALQGGVSCINQTLTGTEGTQMRLHYVDHHRAHLANALLQSGFAEADFFVADGFGETTTGLMGTATTAGLQELAANRTPHSLGLFYGTFTEFLGFRPNGDEWKIMALAARGNPQTYYEVLRPLIQVSGLHFELDLRYFEFFLFFTPHYYSPKLVELLGAPLPPGAEPAQREFDIVAAVQRITEEVVFELLGNLHARTGQRRLVLGGGVLMNSVLNGKLTQRTPYQEVYIGATPDDTGISVGSALYGRQYVLNLPAEPSRASTHNFFGQEYVAADIEKELQRRKLQYECPSNLTEATADLLHEGLVIGWFQGASELGQRALGHRSILANPTLPDMKARVNASIKYREAFRPFAPAVPVERQHEFFDLPAGETAYFMEKVFPLLPLAQQRLPAVTHDDGTGRLQSVRADDNPLFHELLLAFEKRSEVPVLLNTSFNLNGMPMVESPADALDCYLRSGLDALVLGPFLLRK
- a CDS encoding BrxA/BrxB family bacilliredoxin gives rise to the protein MATYPEYMVAPIRQDLVEAGFEQLMTPEEVDTVLNEQSGTVLVAVNSVCGCAAAKARPALKMAVSSSDKKPAKLVTVFAGMETEAVAKAREHMLPYPPSSPCIALFKDGELVHMIERYHIEGNDLMRIVNNLQGAFEEHC